AGGAGCTGCTGTATAAGAAATTCCGCCAATTTCTAAACGCATATCTGAAATCATCGGTACACCATACCACTTCACTCTAAGAGAGGAGAATGGGTATTCTGGATGTTCAATATTTACTTCTTTTACTTCTTCTTTCGGAATCTCCTTATATACAGGTTCTTGCCCATCAATTGAGAATACAAGTGGTAACACATCAAAATTCGTTCCTTCCCCACTCCATCCTAGTTTCTGGCAAAAAGATGTAAAGGAAGAGGAATGCGGATCCCCAATCACACCTGTTTCCGTTTTATATCCTGCATAGCGAATTAATTGGTGATTATAGATGCGAATATGATTCTGTTCATCTCTATACTGCTTAAAAATCGTAATGGTTGGCCTAATTTTCCCACCATTTGTCGCATATTGAATATGATGAATTAGTGCACGATATACACCTTCCTCATCATTGATCTCCCGAGCATCCAATATATGCATTTTATTCCAAAACAGTCTTCCAATACATCGATTACTATTTCGCCAGGCCATCCGTGCCCCATGAACTAGTTCCTCAAAAGTATGTTCATATGTACCTGTCTGCTCGATTTCCAACACAACTTGATTCATACGTTCTTCTATTTGTTTTTCTTTACCGAGTTCTTGATAGCAAGTTGTAATAAATTTTCTTGCCTCATCTATTAATACCCTCATTTTATTCATAAAAAATCTCCTTTTGTTTCAACAAAACGCTACTATTTTACAGTATAAGCAAAAAGAAACGTAGGAACAAACCAAATTATTTTACATTATTAACAAACAATCCTTTTCAGAAAATAAATAGAATTGTTTGTTTTATTGTTGACTTATTCAAAAAACAAGTGTATTTTTGAGTTAGGTAAATTTTTTTTACCATGGGCAACTTCAGAAGAAAAGGGGGGGAGGTTTATGTCTTCATTTCATTTGCCTAAGCTTTCATATGACTATGATGAATTAGAGCCCTACATTGATGGTGACACTTTGGCGCTTCATCATGGAAAGCATCACGCAACATATGTTAAAAATTTAAATGCTGCTTTAGAAAATTATAAAGAATTGCAGAACAAGCCTTTAGAAGAATTACTGAGCCATTTAAATGAACTACCACCCGATATTATGACAGCAGTCAGAAATAATGGTGGTGGGCATTACTGCCACAGCCTTTTTTGGGAGGTCATGAGTCCGAAAGGCGGAGGCGAACCTAATGGAGACGTTGCAAAAGTCATTGATTATTACTTTAATACCTTTGATAACTTCAAAGATCAGCTTTCCAAAGCGGCCATTAGTCGATTCGGAAGTGGATATGGATGGCTTGTACTGGATGGGGAACAACTCTCTGTTATGAGTACACCAAATCAAGATACACCACTACAGGAAGGAAAAATTCCGCTACTTGTAATCGATGTATGGGAGCACGCTTATTATTTGAAGTATCAAAATCGTCGTCCAGAATTCGTTACAAATTGGTGGAATACGGTCAATTGGGACCGTGTGAATGAAAAGTATTTACAAGCAATTCAATCACAGAAACGTTAGTCATGCGTATAAGGTAAATTTGGTAATGTAAACTAGTATCATCGAAATCCTCCAAAATCCCCTGGATTGCCACCGGGGGATTTATGTATAAATTACCTTAGCTGTTCAATATAATATTGCAGTACATCATTTATATTCGTTTTTACCCAATTAAATCGAAATCCTAACTCTTTTGCTTTCGTATTATCAAGCGTACAATTTAGTATTTCGTTATATGGGGCTATAGGATCTCTCTTTGTTTCAATATAGGCTCTTATACCTGTATGTTCCTCAATATATTCAATCACTTCACGCATAGAAATCGTGTCATTACTACATGCATTAATCGGCCCTTCCGTCTCTATTGTACTAAGCCATGCTAGAAAATCTCCTGCTTCTTTCTCATGTATAAAGGACATTCTTCCCTCTATATCCTCCACTCCAAAAGGGGTTTGTTTTACAATATGATCTACATAAAACTGCAACCTCTTTGTATAATCATTTTCTCCGATTACAACCGGAAATCGAACCGCTATAACTGGAAATGTCGCATATGTAAATAGAACAGCTTCTGCTAATCGCTTCCCTTCTTCATAAGAGAAATCCTTTCTATCTCCATAAACAATTGGATATTGATACGAATCAAAATCATCCTCCTTCAGAGATAATGCTGGCTCATAAACAGCCATTGAAGACGTCATAATATATTTTCCTACTTTCTTTTGCAGGACATTGCATATTATTTTTGCTGTATTAGGGTTATAACATAAAGTGAAACTTTAATCAGTGGGGGGGTTCTTCATCCCCCACTGATTATTAGTTGAACCAATCGGGCTTTTACGGGCAGTTGATCTCCCACCTGTCTTCCTTGCTACTCTTTGAACCTTGAGGTGGGAGTCTTACTGCCCGTTAATGCGGGATAAATTATCGTACACAACATCATAAAACTCTCCATCCAATAATTCTTGCAGCATTTCCTCATCTTCACGATTTACAATAAGCCTCTTTATGCGATTGCCAAACTCATCTGCTGTTACCCCTCTCGTTGCAATCGTCACCTCATGTTTCTCTTGCAACAGTTTCTCAACTAACCGTTTGCCAAAAAAACGTGTTCCCCCTAAAACTAATATCTTTACCATATCCGTCATTCCTTCCCATTCCCTATTTTAAAATAACGAAATCAATAACCTCTTTTATGTTACTAAATTTCCTCACAAAAAGTATGAAATTCCTGTGAGATTCTCTTATTTTTAAACTTACTAAAGAAACAAGGAAAATGGATGGAAGTCTGATTTTATGTAACGAAAAAGGCTGCCTCCGATTTATTCCTCACTTCTACTATAAAAAAATAGTAGCACAGACCATAGTCATGGTCTGTGCTACTAATCTTAGTATGTTTTTTATTCCTCTTCTCGATACCCATTTTTATTATTAACTTGCCATCTCCAAGAATCCGCACACATTTCCTCGAGTCCACGTTTTGCTTCCCATCCTAGTTCTCTTTTTGCTTTCGATGCATCTGCATAACATATTGCCACATCTCCAGGACGGCGCTCTGTAATTTTATAAGGTACCTTTCTTCCGGAAACTTTCTCAAAAGCTTTCACCATTTCTAATACACTATAACCCGTTCCTGTTCCAAGGTTATAGGCATCTATTCCTGTTGTCTTGAGCACCTTTTCAAGAGCCTTCACATGGCCATTTGCTAGGTCCACAACATGAATGTAATCACGTACACCTGTGCCATCTTTTGTTGGATAATCATTTCCGAATACACTTAATTCTTTTAATTTCCCAACTGCTACCTGTGTTACATACGGCATTAAGTTGTTCGGAATACCATTTGGGTCTTCTCCAATGCGCCCGCTTTCATGAGCACCAAATGGGTTGAAGTATCGAAGTAATACTACGCTCCATTCTGGATCTGCCACAACGACATCGCGTAAAATTTGTTCAATCATTAATTTCGTTTGACCGTATGGATTGGTTGCACTTAACGGGAAGTCTTCTGTAATTGGTGATGTCTCTGGAATACCGTATACTGTTGCAGATGAGCTGAAGATCATCTTTTTCACATTATGCTTTTCCATCACTTCACATAACACTAATGTGCTTGTAATATTATTATGATAATACGTAAGCGGAATTTCAACCGATTCTCCCACTGCTTTTAAGCCAGCAAAATGAATCACCGCTTCAATCGTATTTTCTTCAAAAATTGCATGAAGTGCTTCACGATTTAAAACGTCTTCTTTATAAAATGGAAACGATCTACCTGTTATCTCCTTCACACGATTGATTGCTTCTTCTGAGCTATTAGAAAGATTATCTACTACGATAATTTCATAACCGCTATTTAACAACTCTACACATGTGTGACTACCAATATATCCTGCTCCACCCGTTACAAGTATTGCCATAAGTATAGTCCTCCATATTTCATTCATTATAAACTTTTAAAATTATACCACATATCCTCCCCCAAATGTTTATCCCCCCAAGTCACCATCTTACATTTTATACCATATATCCATTGTATCATGACTATTTCATAGAATAGTTTTGTATTATTTTTAGTACTTGCATTGAGAAATAATCAAATGAAGTAAACTGATTTCAATTTACATGTTCTTCTTAAAAAGGCAAATACTCTTTTATATTCTATATTCACTTAAGGAGAATTCTTAATTATGATAAACCGTTAAAATTAATTGATTCTCGTGAAAAGAATATCAGGTCTACCATAAAATTTATACACTTCATTTAAGTCGGCAACGAAAACAATAACATTTACGACTTGATTCATTCCAACAATTAATTGTCTTCTTAACTGGAAAATGATTTTCTCTCTCTTACCAATATCTAGTGAAAATAAAATAACATACAGCGTATCTTCAATTGTAAAAGCAGCTTGATCAATCATATCTTGAACAAGTGATGCATCGATTTTATAATTCTGTTCATTAAAAAATTTTGTTAGAAAAGCTTTTAAATCCACTAAATAATAAATAGTATTTTTCGATAATAAGACTGATGGATAAACAGTTTCTTTTAAATCATTGTCATTGGAGGTAATATCTTGTATTTTTCGTTTTAAAATCATCAATTTCTCATAGGTAAGCAAATAATCCGTATAAATAGTTGGATAAATGGAGTGACTTAAATATTCAAAAGAGATGACAAAATCAATTGGTATCGCAAACGTTTCTAACTGTTTTGGAGACAGAAAATGATTGATTTTTACAAATGGAAGATACTTTTCAATTGTTTGTTTTGCATAAAACAATTGATCAAGTCCCGTATTAGATATAAGCGCCGCATTCAGCTTTGGATATTCAAGGAAAAATTGATCAATATTATTTTTGATGATCATGACAAAACGGCTTATATCCATTCGATTAAAATTCAGTGCTTTTAAAGTTGGCGTTGATCTAAATATAAAACTGATAATCCCAAATAAAAAGGGATCTTTTTGTATGATTTCATTATAAAGTGTATTGATTACGCGAATTCCATTCGTCGACCGAGTGATAGCGCGATCAAATTCTACTTGGAGTGCTTTAATCGTTAACGAATCAAGAGAACAAGCGATTATCTTTTTTAGCTCTTTAATAAAAGACTCAATAGCGCCTTTCACAATAGCGGTAGGTTGGAAATTCTGAATTTGCTCCATTGTAAGTTGCTTCGTACCAATCTGCATGAGATTTAAAAGAAACATACATTCCTCCTTCGGTAAAGGCATCTTGTAATGTTGTAAAAATAACTTTTGAACCAAATTGATAGACTCCATTTCATGATCCTGAACTTTTGTTTGATAATGAGTTGTAATGGGACATTGAATTTCCAAACGTCCAATCATTATTTTTAAATACATAGCAAGATGCAAAACAGCATTTGAAGTGAAGGTGACTTTCATTTCGTTTAAAAGTTGAGAAATAAAGTGCTGATGGACATAATCTATTTGCTCTTTTGGAGCTCTCATAAATTCATAAGAAAAGGCATTATTTGAAAAAC
The window above is part of the Bacillus cytotoxicus NVH 391-98 genome. Proteins encoded here:
- a CDS encoding nitric oxide synthase oxygenase translates to MNKMRVLIDEARKFITTCYQELGKEKQIEERMNQVVLEIEQTGTYEHTFEELVHGARMAWRNSNRCIGRLFWNKMHILDAREINDEEGVYRALIHHIQYATNGGKIRPTITIFKQYRDEQNHIRIYNHQLIRYAGYKTETGVIGDPHSSSFTSFCQKLGWSGEGTNFDVLPLVFSIDGQEPVYKEIPKEEVKEVNIEHPEYPFSSLRVKWYGVPMISDMRLEIGGISYTAAPFNGWYMGTEIGARNLADVDRYHLLPAIAEIMNLDTTRNSTLWKDKALVELNIAVLYSFKKQGVSIVDHHTAAQQFAQFEKQEAACGRVVTGNWVWLIPPLSPATTHIYHKPYPNDILTPNFFHNVKK
- the galE gene encoding UDP-glucose 4-epimerase GalE; translation: MAILVTGGAGYIGSHTCVELLNSGYEIIVVDNLSNSSEEAINRVKEITGRSFPFYKEDVLNREALHAIFEENTIEAVIHFAGLKAVGESVEIPLTYYHNNITSTLVLCEVMEKHNVKKMIFSSSATVYGIPETSPITEDFPLSATNPYGQTKLMIEQILRDVVVADPEWSVVLLRYFNPFGAHESGRIGEDPNGIPNNLMPYVTQVAVGKLKELSVFGNDYPTKDGTGVRDYIHVVDLANGHVKALEKVLKTTGIDAYNLGTGTGYSVLEMVKAFEKVSGRKVPYKITERRPGDVAICYADASKAKRELGWEAKRGLEEMCADSWRWQVNNKNGYREEE
- the sodA gene encoding superoxide dismutase [Mn] produces the protein MSSFHLPKLSYDYDELEPYIDGDTLALHHGKHHATYVKNLNAALENYKELQNKPLEELLSHLNELPPDIMTAVRNNGGGHYCHSLFWEVMSPKGGGEPNGDVAKVIDYYFNTFDNFKDQLSKAAISRFGSGYGWLVLDGEQLSVMSTPNQDTPLQEGKIPLLVIDVWEHAYYLKYQNRRPEFVTNWWNTVNWDRVNEKYLQAIQSQKR
- a CDS encoding BglG family transcription antiterminator, translated to MNTRQKKLAEMLLDHKGDYQVIDYYKQKLACSEKTIRNDLKVIQEFISNHHIKASLSKIPGRGVCLSLMDEEVEHLEYLLDIYRLQIDSRYALFYDTFHKLLFSPTAISIPELAEMVFSNPNTIKYELKHWETLLDNFSLSLNKRKGLRITGDEKKIRLFALYYFFGFSNNAFSYEFMRAPKEQIDYVHQHFISQLLNEMKVTFTSNAVLHLAMYLKIMIGRLEIQCPITTHYQTKVQDHEMESINLVQKLFLQHYKMPLPKEECMFLLNLMQIGTKQLTMEQIQNFQPTAIVKGAIESFIKELKKIIACSLDSLTIKALQVEFDRAITRSTNGIRVINTLYNEIIQKDPFLFGIISFIFRSTPTLKALNFNRMDISRFVMIIKNNIDQFFLEYPKLNAALISNTGLDQLFYAKQTIEKYLPFVKINHFLSPKQLETFAIPIDFVISFEYLSHSIYPTIYTDYLLTYEKLMILKRKIQDITSNDNDLKETVYPSVLLSKNTIYYLVDLKAFLTKFFNEQNYKIDASLVQDMIDQAAFTIEDTLYVILFSLDIGKREKIIFQLRRQLIVGMNQVVNVIVFVADLNEVYKFYGRPDILFTRIN